The following proteins come from a genomic window of Falco rusticolus isolate bFalRus1 chromosome 9, bFalRus1.pri, whole genome shotgun sequence:
- the PWWP2B gene encoding PWWP domain-containing protein 2B, translated as MAEAAAAEEAGVPSPRVGAWLPVLVEQMVNDTLVVTLSCGERRFTGVLLDCTKKSGLFCLPSSFPKPEDPPADACANGVADGRDAVQGEREPQPSGEKPPKGNGDEQVPPLLPPPPPGSLPPYPPYFEGAPFPRPLWLRHTYNQWVPQPPPRTIKRTRRRLSRNRDPGRLIMSTIRLRPRQVLCEKCKNTLNPEDMSATRQNAKTRRKLSIQDKEQKKHSDSNYMEKRNKREKREDDKFSGELVHRTPVIKISYSTPQGKGEVVKIPSRVHGSVKPFCPERILQNGREDQEETRDTERCRETKCLMDKSAGSQLASIPKLKLTRPVHSSADVPPPKIRLKPHRINDGQSVSIYKAELIDEINVLQNRRESNPGTFYNDESTDRSLAEISSGSSGEDDDFKRFPQGKDGHDNLAFLMKYRKRKADSSSLSVCSNDSLDESKSSSSEVTSPEMCDFLPGDDASVSSSSKDERKIVPPLTVRLHTQSVSKCVTEDGRTVSVGDIVWGKIHGFPWWPARVLDINLSQKENGEPSWREAKVSWFGSPTTSFLSVSKLSPFSEFFKLRFNRKKKGMYRKAITEAAKAVEHLTPEIRDLLTQFET; from the coding sequence GTCTGGATTATTTTGTCTGCCATCCTCCTTTCCCAAGCCCGAGGACCCTCCTGCTGATGCCTGCGCTAACGGAGTTGCTGATGGCAGAGATGCTGTGCAGGGTGAGAGGGAGCCGCAGCCCTCTGGTGAAAAGCCTCCCAAAGGAAATGGTGATGAACAAGTGccccccctcctgcctcccccgcCACCTGGCAGCCTTCCTCCTTACCCCCCCTACTTTGAGGGAGCTCCCTTTCCCCGTCCGCTGTGGCTGCGGCACACGTACAACCAGTGGGTTCCTCAGCCACCGCCACGGACTATAAAGAGGACGAGGAGACGCTTGTCGCGGAATAGAGACCCAGGAAGGCTTATCATGAGCACTATCAGGCTGCGGCCGAGGCAGGTGCTCTGTGAGAAGTGTAAAAACACCTTGAACCCTGAGGACATGAGCGCAACTAGGCAGAACGCTAAAACCAGGAGGAAGCTGAGCATTCAggacaaagagcagaaaaaacacagtgatTCCAACTACAtggagaaaaggaacaaaagagaaaagagagaggatGACAAGTTTTCTGGGGAACTAGTGCATCGAACGCCAGTTATAAAAATATCCTACAGTACTCCACAAGGGAAAGGTGAAGTTGTAAAAATCCCTTCCCGGGTTCATGGCTCAGTCAAACCGTTTTGTCCAGAACGAATATTGCAGAATGGAAGGGAGGACCAAGAGGAGACCAGGGACACTGAACGGTGTCGAGAAACCAAATGTTTAATGGACAAGtcagcaggcagccagcttgCTTCCATTCCAAAATTGAAGCTCACGCGCCCGGTGCATTCCAGTGCGGATGTCCCACCCCCAAAGATACGGCTGAAGCCCCATCGCATAAATGACGGTCAGAGTGTTTCAATTTATAAAGCAGAACTTATTGACGAAATAAATGTCCTTCAGAACAGAAGGGAGTCCAATCCTGGCACATTTTACAACGATGAATCCACAGACAGAAGTTTAGCTGAAATATCTTCAGGTAGTTCAGGTGAAGATGACGACTTTAAAAGATTTCCCCAGGGTAAAGATGGACATGATAACTTGGCTTTCCTTATGAAATATcgtaaaagaaaagcagattcttCTAGTTTATCAGTGTGTAGTAATGACAGTCTAGACGAGTCCAAGTCTTCTAGTTCAGAAGTAACATCACCAGAAATGTGTGACTTTTTGCCTGGTGATGATGCATCTGTCTCTTCATCTTCAAAAGATGAGCGTAAAATTGTGCCACCACTAACAGTTAGACTGCATACCCAAAGTGTGTCTAAATGTGTCACAGAAGATGGAAGAACTGTTTCTGTGGGGGATATTGTTTGGGGTAAAATTCATGGTTTTCCATGGTGGCCAGCACGTGTTCTTGACATAAACCTTagccagaaggaaaatgggGAACCTTCATGGCGAGAAGCTAAAGTATCGTGGTTTGGTTCTCCGACGACTTCATTCTTATCGGTTTCAAaactctctcctttctctgaatttttcaaaCTGAGATTTAATCGCAAGAAGAAAGGGATGTATCGGAAAGCTATCACAGAAGCTGCGAAGGCAGTAGAGCATCTGACTCCAGAAATAAGAGATCTCTTAACACAGTTTGAGACATAA